Genomic window (Chloroflexota bacterium):
GCCCCTGCCTGTCGCTTTTTCCTTCCACGGGCGGCCGCACCTGAAAGGGGAGGTGCGGGGCCACGTTTCCGTATCGCTTAACTTGATGCCAATAGGGCGGCCCGGTGGGCCGCCCCTACAGAACCCCGCTATTTCATAAGAGCGTGTCTGGAAATTTACCGGTAAGATGTCTGAGGGACCTCCTCAGTTACTAGCTCCACGGGGGAGGTGTGGAGGGGAGATCCCCTCCACGGAAACCCCACTTTTCCGGCCTGCACCTGCCTTTCTCGGCCCTTCCCGAAGGACCCGGGTCGAGGCCGGATAGCTCGAAGACGGAAGAAGGGCTTTTCCGGAGGAGCGGAGCCCCTCCGGGGCCTCCCCAGAGCAGGGATAACGGCATTTCCCAGGCACTCTCTAACGCATGACATATGCTCGTCTTATGATTTACTTATACACGATCACGAAAATAAATAAGGGAGGAACAGACGAGCGAAGCGTGGACAGGATCGCATTGGGCTGAGGTGAGAGAAGGAGGTGATGGACATGACCAACATCATGAGGTGGGATCCGTATCGGGACCTGATGACCATGCGAGAGGCGATGGACCGCCTGTTTGAGGAGGCGTTCGTGCCCGTGCGCGGCAGCCTGTTCGACTGGCCGATGTGGCCCACCCAAGCAGGTCTCTGGCGATGGGGCGACAACCTGCCGGTGGACATGTACGAGACCGATGATGCCATCGTCGTGAAGGCAGCGTTGCCCGGTGTCCACGAGGACGACATCGACATCGAGGAGCGCGATGGCATCCTGACCATCCGGGCCGAGAGCAAGGCCGAGGATGAGCGCCACGAGTTCGGCTGGCACATCCGGGAGCGGCGCTACGGCCTGTGGCAGCGCAGCGTGCGCCTGCCGACCGAGGTCAAGGCGGACAAGGCCAAGGCCGAGCTGAGCGATGGGATCCTGACGATCACGCTCCCGAAGGCCCGCACGGGCAAGCGGCTGGTGAACAAGATCAAAGTCAGCCGCATCCTGCCGAAGATCAAGCTCCCCAAGATCGGCAAGCGGGAGCGCGAGATCAAGGTGCACGAGCGATAACCGGATCGATCGGGGCCGGGTCATTCGGCCCCGATCGGTGAACCACGATAAGGAGGCGACCCATGGATAACACCTTCCCTGCCGACGTCCTGTCGTTACGTGACGCCATCAACGAGCTATTGGAGCAGAGCTTCATCGATCCTCGCCTGCAGGAGCGACGCCGTGAGCGCACCATGCAGATCCCCATCGACGCGTGGGTAACGGATGACGCGCTGGTCATCAAGGCCAACCTGCCCGGAGCGGAGCCGGATCAGGTGGAGATCACCCTGGAGGGGGACACCCTGACCATCACGGCGGAGGTACCGAAGCCGGATCCGCCCGGCCGGGTGGTGGCGCTGGAGCGCCCTCACGGCAAGATGACCCGCACGCTGACGCTGAACATCCCCGTCCAGGCGGATAAAATCGATGCCG
Coding sequences:
- a CDS encoding Hsp20/alpha crystallin family protein, with translation MDNTFPADVLSLRDAINELLEQSFIDPRLQERRRERTMQIPIDAWVTDDALVIKANLPGAEPDQVEITLEGDTLTITAEVPKPDPPGRVVALERPHGKMTRTLTLNIPVQADKIDAVFRNGVLTLTLPKAEQLKRRTIQVRTA
- a CDS encoding Hsp20/alpha crystallin family protein, producing MTNIMRWDPYRDLMTMREAMDRLFEEAFVPVRGSLFDWPMWPTQAGLWRWGDNLPVDMYETDDAIVVKAALPGVHEDDIDIEERDGILTIRAESKAEDERHEFGWHIRERRYGLWQRSVRLPTEVKADKAKAELSDGILTITLPKARTGKRLVNKIKVSRILPKIKLPKIGKREREIKVHER